One window of Trichoderma breve strain T069 chromosome 3, whole genome shotgun sequence genomic DNA carries:
- a CDS encoding PCI domain-containing protein has translation MPPPPHQKPENVLKRAHELIGVNQAPTALTLLHEHITNKRSRSAAIASLEPVMLLLVELSVEQKKGKLAKDALYQYKNLSQNTNISTIELVLKKFIELAVEKVTAAQAKADEVQSTIEATAATSSIDDLEASETPESILLATVSGEQSRDRTDRAIVTPWLKFLWEAYRTVLDILRNNARLEVLYQSTAMQAFDFCLKYTRKTEFRRLCELLRNHVQTAAKYSSQMHAINLSDPDTLQRHLETRFQQLNVAVELELWQEAFRSVEDIHTLLNLSKRPPKNIMMANYYEKLTRIFLVGENYLFHAAAWSRYYTLLRQVSALVASGQGKKADNPPASDADLQRAASFVLLSALAIPVISTSRSRGAMVDFDEARKNKNTRLTTLLGMSQAPSRSRLFRDALSKSIIQRSLPEIRDLYNILEVDFHPLFICKKISPILTKIAADAEMEKYIQPLQQVILTRLFQQLSQVYETVDLNFVESLAQFPEPYQVTRGTIEKFIMNGNKKGDLAIRMDHATGVLSFDNDVFSSAKAGHSGSSAGSAEAETGNVQRLQSTPSEIVRSQLTRLAKSLFVSCHYIDPNFNKDRLAAHDAALARAKAGAEKEHLDTLARKEVIQKRKEEASELQAKKEKENARQKRLREQALQEAEDKRLAEEQREREARRIKAEHDRVRKEEIKKQIADLKMSDKALDIDLEDLDNLDSNRLRAMKLAQLEREKNDVNEKLRITGKRLDHLERAYRKEEAKKLADDYAKQTERDRKIYETVKAKTLQESEEKHKESVELKHRLSRLVGVYETFRATLHEKRRDEFEKRRRDAERELEKQIAIRKKEYRDRKLREKREREERERILQEQEEQAAREKEEQRLREEARKAELAKLKEQREKERQEMLEKAALQQRREEEALARRKAEREKGGLRGPEAPPAAAAADGRRPPVIGSGSWRDREREKEAARAAEGGAPPARTGAAMERTDSGERPSERSSGGPPRLQLAGSGNRPSWRDRQKEGGASDNLPPPARGPGPRDSPRDSPRESPRDSPREPREPREPLERGGSRRGENGKTESAAPTESLPTRTAGKWVPPHLRNKS, from the exons ATG CCGCCCCCGCCGCATCAAAAGCCCGAAAATGTCCTGAAGCGCGCCCACGAGCTCATCGGGGTCAACCAGGCCCCGACGGCCTTGACCCTGCTCCATGAACACATCACCAACAAGCGCTCCCGAAGCGCCGCCATCGCTTCTCTGGAGCCGGTTATGCTCCTGTTGGTTGAGCTCTCCGtcgagcagaagaagggaaagctggccaaggatgcCTTGTATCAGTACAAGAACTTGTCCCAGAACACCAACATTTCGACCATTGAG TTGGTCTTGAAAAAATTCATCGAACTCGCCGTGGAGAAGGTTACCGCTGCCCAGGCAAAGGCCGACGAGGTTCAGTCTACCATTGAAGCCACCGCTGCCACCTCCAGCATCGACGATTTGGAAGCCAGCGAGACCCCCGAGtccatcctcctcgccacCGTCTCTGGAGAGCAGTCCCGTGACCGAACTGACCGAGCCATCGTCACTCCTTGGCTCAAGTTCCTCTGGGAGGCGTACCGAACCGTCCTCGATATCCTCCGCAACAATGCTCGTCTCGAGGTCCTTTACCAGAGCACTGCCATGCAGGCCTTCGACTTCTGCCTCAAGTACACCCGAAAGACCGAGTTCCGAAGACTCTGCGAGCTTCTCCGAAATCATGTCCAGACCGCGGCCAAGTACTCGTCTCAGATGCACGCCATCAACCTGAGCGACCCGGACACCCTGCAGCGTCATCTCGAGACTCgcttccagcagctcaacGTCGCCGTCGAGCTGGAACTGTGGCAGGAGGCTTTCCGAAGTGTTGAGGACATCCACACTCTGCTGAACCTCAGCAAGCGCCCTCCTAAGAACATTATGATGGCCAACTACTACGAGAAGCTCACCCGAATCTTCCTCGTTGGCGAGAACTACCTCTTCCACGCTGCAGCCTGGTCAAGATACTACACCCTTCTCCGCCAGGTCTCCGCCTTGGTCGCCTCTggccagggcaagaaggCTGACAACCCCCCGGCCTCTGATGCCGATCTCCAGagggctgcttcttttgtcCTCTTGTCCGCCCTCGCCATCCCCGTCATCAGCACCTCCCGATCCCGAGGTGCCATGGTCGACTTTGACGAGGCtcgcaagaacaagaacacTCGCCTGACCACCCTGCTCGGCATGAGCCAGGCCCCCTCTCGTTCTCGTTTGTTCCGCGATGCTCTGTCCAAGTCAATCATTCAGCGATCCCTCCCTGAAATCCGGGATCTCTACAACATCCTGGAAGTTGACTTCCAccctctcttcatctgcaagAAGATCTCGCCCATCCTGACCAAGATCGCTGCTGAtgccgagatggagaagtACATCCAACCCCTCCAGCAAGTCATCCTGACCCGTCTGTTCCAGCAGCTGTCTCAGGTCTACGAAACTGTGGACCTGAACTTTGTTGAGAGCTTGGCTCAGTTCCCTGAGCCATACCAGGTTACTCGTGGCACTATTGAAAAGTTCATCATGAACGGAAACAAGAAGGGTGACCTTGCTATCCGCATGGACCATGCTACCGGCGTCCTCAGCTTCGACAACGACGTCTTCTCGTCTGCCAAGGCCGGCCACAGCGGATCTTCCGCTGGCTCTGCCGAGGCTGAGACTGGCAATGTTCAGCGTCTCCAGAGCACTCCCTCTGAGATTGTCCGCTCCCAGCTGACTCGTCTTGCCAAGTCGCTCTTCGTTTCGTGCCACTACATCGATCCCAACTTCAACAAGGATCGCCTGGCGGCCCATGACGCTGCATTGGCCCGTGCAAAGGCTGGCGCAGAGAAGGAGCACCTCGATACCCTTGCCCGTAAGGAGGTTATTCAGAAGCGCAAGGAGGAGGCATCCGAACTCCAGGCtaagaaggagaaggagaacgCCCGACAGAAGAGACTGCGGGAGCAAGCTCTGCAAGAGGCCGAAGACAAGCGCCTGGCTGAGGAGCAGCGTGAGCGTGAGGCCCGACGTATCAAGGCTGAGCACGACCGTGTTCGCAAggaggagatcaagaagcagaTCGCAGACCTGAAGATGAGCGACAAGGCTCTCGACATTGATTTGGAAGACCTGGACAACCTGGATAGCAACAGACTTCGTGCCATGAAGCTAGCCCAGTTGGAACGGGAGAAGAACGATGTCAACGAGAAGCTTCGCATAACTGGCAAGCGACTCGACCACTTGGAGCGAGCTTACCGAAAGgaggaagccaagaagcTTGCCGATGATTACGCCAAGCAGACAGAGCGTGATCGCAAGATTTACGAAACagtcaaggccaagacaCTCCAGGAATCTGAGGAGAAGCACAAGGAGAGTGTGGAGCTCAAGCACCGCCTTAGCCGCCTGGTGGGCGTTTACGAGACATTCAGAGCGACGCTGCACGAGAAGCGTCGCGATGAGTTTGAGAAGCGCCGCAGGGATGCCGAGcgcgagctggagaagcagattGCCATCCGCAAGAAGGAATACCGCGACCGAAAGCTtcgcgagaagagagaacgggaagagagagagcgtATcctccaagaacaagaggagcAGGCCGCTCgtgagaaggaggagcaACGCCTTCGTGAGGAGGCCAGGAAGGCCGAActcgccaagctcaaggagcagcgTGAGAAGGAACGCCAGGAAATGTTGGAGAAGGCAGCACTCCAGCAGAGAcgcgaggaagaagcccttgCTCGCCgcaaagcagagagagaaaagggaggcCTCAGAGGACCAGAGGCTCcccctgctgctgcggctgccgATGGCCGACGACCACCAGTCATCGGCTCAGGCAGCTGGCGAGACAGAGAGCGTGAGAAGGAGGCAGCCAGAGCTGCTGAGGGCGGCGCACCACCAGCACGGACAGGAGCCGCGATGGAGCGCACCGACTCTGGCGAGCGCCCCAGTGAACGCTCATCCGGCGGCCCCCCAAGACTGCAGTTGGCCGGCTCTGGCAACAGGCCAAGCTGGAGAGACCGACAGAAGGAGGGCGGAGCGAGCGACAACCTCCCCCCGCCTGCCAGAGGCCCTGGGCCCCGCGACTCTCCTCGCGACTCTCCTCGCGAGTCCCCTCGTGATTCTCCACGTGAACCTCGCGAACCTCGCGAGCCTCTTGAGCGTGGTGGCTCAAGGCGGGGCGAGAACGGCAAGACTGAGTCTGCCGCCCCTACGGAGTCTCTGCCTACTCGAACTGCTGGCAAGTGGGTTCCTCCTCACCTGAGGAACAAGTCATGA
- a CDS encoding WSC domain-containing protein — MAFSRSLVAAVATLSLVKSTQAWNVELPPCLDEFKPFVASGCFQDGTPGTPQALIFRSSLSSDNMTVEQCVADCKGNGFRYAGLEYYGVCFCGNTVDGPQVDDSQCTFPCNGDKSETCGGNNVLSVWQDPTFPTKDVTIGDYKASGCFTDNSQLGRTLSWSADVDSSTFTTESCLAACEKEGFPLAGTEFGGECWCGNVLANNTAKVDDSQCNFACNGNSSETCGGRGLLNLYIAKDLESLEPCGYTPPSSTVPPPPPTSTSYPPPPPTSTSSPPPPPATTTTCTTTTKSTSTTTTSSVCTATVTTPPTCEYKCGKWCFPPLPDWGNEKDCLKAYATCVAGTASCFIQAGFPDALQCFNFGAWCGNIQKYCGSTCKYGKCSKGDCWNHNPGQGGSLPKTSTTVIPCPPTTTSKPPATTTKPSTCPPPPTNICTQPSNSKYGYGPGKPVGGIDLPIVSCNDIYSDWRNNPFKLYIDQNSRNCPSYPPSRCGNACADACKEQYDQCTNVYQKGCQDGSSGRWKRNEEIKRLLGISQFTQNWGFGDNTPSNAAKKCQAQYSDCLAVNKNVNPKQQCKTWCY; from the exons ATGGCCTTCTCCCGGTCCCTCGTGGCCGCGGTTGCCACGCTCTCTCTTGTGAAATCCACACAGGCATGGAACGTGGAGCTGCCTCCTTGCTTGGATGAATTCAAGCCCTTTGTCGCTTCAGGTTGTTTCCAAGATGGCACACCTGGTACCCCTCAGGCTCTCATCTTCCGCTCATCTCTGTCCTCTGACAACATGACTGTTGAGCAGTGTGTTGCTGACTGTAAAG GCAATGGCTTCCGTTATGCTGGCCTCGAGTATTATGGCGTCTGCTTCTGCGGCAACACTGTAGATGGTCCTCAGGTTGATGACTCTCAGTGTACTTTCCCTTGCAACGGCGACAAGTCTGAGACATGTGGAGGAAACAATGTCCTCTCTGTCTGGCAAGACCCAACATTCCCCACCAAGGACGTCACCATCGGTGACTACAAGGCTTCTGGTTGCTTCACTGATAATTCGCAACTGGGACGTACCCTTTCATGGTCCGCTGATGTCGATTCCTCCACCTTTACCACTGAGAGCTGCTTGGCTGCCTGCGAGAAAGAAGGCTTCCCGTTGGCCGGAACTGAGTTTGGAGGCGAGTGCTGGTGCGGTAATGTCCTTGCGAATAATACTGCCAAGGTTGATGATTCGCAATGCAATTTCGCTTGCAACGGAAACTCGTCGGAAACatgtggaggaagaggcctCTTGAACTTGTACATTGCCAAGGATCTGGAGTCTTTGGAGCCCTGCGGCTACACTCCCCCCAGCTCCACGgttcctcctccgcctcctaCCTCCACGAGttatcctcctcctcctcctacTTCCACGAgttctccccctccccctcctgcCACCACGACTACCTGCACGACCACCACCAagagcaccagcaccacGACCACCAGCTCCGTGTGTACGGCCACCGTCACCACTCCTCCCACTTGCGAGTACAAGTGTGGCAAGTGGTGCTTCCCTCCTCTGCCTGATTGGGGTAATGAGAAGGATTGCTTGAAGGCCTACGCTACTTGCGTAGCCGGCACcgcttcttgcttcatccAAGCTGGATTCCCCGATGCTCTCCAGTGCTTCAACTTTGGCGCGTGGTGCGGTAACATTCAGAAGTACTGCGGCTCGACATGCAAGTACGGCAAGTGTTCCAAGGGTGATTGTTGGAACCACAACCCCGGCCAGGGCGGTAGCCTCCCCAAGACGTCTACTACCGTCATTCCTTGCCCTCCCACCACGACATCCAAGCCTCCGGCTACCACGACAAAGCCCTCCActtgccctcctcctcctaccAACATTTGCACACAGCCCTCCAACTCCAAGTATGGATATGGCCCAGGCAAGCCTGTCGGTGGAATTGATCTGCCCATTGTCAGCTGCAATGACATCTACAGCGATTGGCGCAACAACCCCTTTAAGCTGTATATCGACCAGAACAGCCGCAACTGCCCCTCATATCCCCCTTCACGCTGCGGCAATGCTTGCGCCGATGCCTGCAAGGAGCAGTACGACCAGTGCACAAACGTCTACCAGAAGGGCTGCCAGGATGGCTCCAGCGGCCGGTGGAAGCGTAACGAGGAGATCAAGCGCTTGCTCGGCATCAGCCAGTTCACGCAGAACTGGGGCTTTGGCGATAACACTCCTTCCAACGCAGCCAAGAAGTGCCAGGCCCAGTATTCTGACTGCTTGGCCGTTAACAAAAATGTCAACCCCAAGCAGCAGTGCAAGACTTGGTGCTATTAA
- a CDS encoding 3-oxo-5-alpha-steroid 4-dehydrogenase domain-containing protein — MGSASNLLATLGVGDPSPAEWCQIFFIVSAASIFMLAAVPEHMRRALLDYGARMAKPSQPSEKSKAPEPNQGVLDVLTSYGQVPHSWFIHFYITSLSWSIFWGYQYLSKGWLMRTVAEMQHSSAVNSQTPEVDLTGTLVAWMLMSSQGARRLLECIFVTKPGSSPMWFVHWALGLSYYTALGVSVWIQGSGAILQSWEHPQPIHFTPQVIIGAAVFGWAGAQQHQCHSYLAGLKKYTLPNEGWFKYFICPHYTFECLLYLSLSVVAAPTGCILNRPVLCSLIFVLANLGATAYGTKAWYASKFGADKLVGKWIMIPFVF, encoded by the exons ATGGGCAGTGCATCCAATTTGCTGGCCACGCTTGGCGTTGGTGACCCATCACCGGCCGAGTGGTGccaaatcttcttcattgtcAGTGCGGCCAGCATTTTTATGCTCGCAGCAGTCCCGGAGCATATGCGCAGGGCCTTGCTAGACTACGGTGCCAGGATGGCAAAGCCCAGTCAACCTTCCGAGAAATCCAAGGCTCCGGAACCCAATCAAGGGGTTTTGGACGTCTTGACAAGCTATGGCCAGGTACCTCATTCGTGGTTCATACATTTCTACATCACATCGCTGTCATGGTCCATTTTCTGGGGCTATCAGTATTTGTCCAAGGGGTGGTTGATGCGGACCGTGGCCGAGATGCAGCACTCTTCTGCAGTCAATAGTCAAACACCGGAGGTTGACCTTACCGGGACGCTGGTGGcgtggatgttgatgagctcCCAAGGAGCAAGGAGGCTTCTTGAGTGTATCTTTGTCACCAAGCCCGGATCATCTCCCATGTGGTTTGTCCACTGGGCTCTTGGGCTGTCCTACTACACGGCATTGGGTGTCTCCGTCTGGATTCAGGGCTCAG GAGCAATTCTTCAATCGTGGGAGCACCCGCAGCCAATTCACTTCACACCACAAGTTATCATTGGTGCGGCAGTCTTTGGGTGGGCAGGTGCTCAGCAGCACCAATGCCACAGCTACTTGGCCGGACTCAAGAAATATACGCTTCCCAACGAGGGCTGGTTCAAATACTTCATTTGCCCCCATTACACATTCGAATGCCTACTCTACTTGAGCCTTTCCGTCGTTGCGGCACCGACAGGATGTATCTTGAACAGACCAGTCCTGTGCTCATTGATTTTCGTCTTGGCAAATCTCGGCGCGACGGCATATGGAACAAAAGCTTGGTATGCCAGCAAATTCGGGGCGGACAAGTTGGTGGGGAAATGGATCATGATCCCCTTTGTATTCTAG
- a CDS encoding ankyrin repeats (3 copies) domain-containing protein, with the protein MDAQNAAESDTPKHAGASPQQQNKHERPRRGSGSDSDPKPRSSLRASSPSREPKLKTRESSSLSSSTAARIDDVAGADRDSDAETIVLPGKDGHSPSKVRKVRQEDRSESDADSARGNGQPAASNQGDKNAAGNRPVEGVKKRLPGPVDKDRQPRSKDGASSGLSSAPTSPPHNHSQLRQQLPLPSHRRRRSDAVAAASPSDSEGTHAKPVSSSLRDKLKSGERLLPHKRKAPKAESDDEADQRKARRQRTTSVTLDTGRTLKETKPASKQSHHDPRTRTRSISPHPRQHRRSVSTQLPAHHLSSSLKKKRLPPPLHSADYHSDESSASGSPHPRSAKLRGLATPTVPESHASPVKMAPHKKHLDAHGQTLLARACARGEYDSAKRRLSDRPEDLNVADYAGNTPLQIAAINGCEDIVKLLIDAGCNLDCVNYDKDTPLLDAVDNGHVAVVKLLLDAGVNPRKANVNGEEPIDRVTDDTEHGDEIRALLLAAKKRQGERRRTSEDRHSHDYHDARDSHAPDSPRRSPATTMPTNRRSGTVRSTKTRNDLLYMPLDDKTLRQAAGRGDEETVARILQVKENCDDPESMVAAARGGHDLVIQLLLGLGSANADPAPVKTLQPEFATPMLAAIGQENIKVVELLLEQQEFDPTRKFKGETYYEIARRRQGSNWKEEEHMLKNAYDEYRRTHKDSARAKSPSRRDREREREEKRAKREDAKEDSRPPKRSAASPSREPKKPSAPKSDAPREKRRSDSFTGHGGDDNSQKRGPGRPRKEDNKASNASDREASPAPPTHKVPKPKRTESDATGVSSEGEAVKPRRKLISKGELRDERERQKRGSLASIGSSGAKEPSSPSEPRHEESVDKPKLSEKYHDRTKALKRDESRDRLSVSGDGVSKRHRNSITPDRPSDIDKDEGPVKRRRLEGDSQEKRSLPKRPVSEEAKPRKGSISRDNSSKSSALLPRKHREDDPPKSNHDEREPKRKDSVRNTSGEKSIRVKQEDDDVEMPDADNVKEQAAPRDRRNRENEEEQAKKKEAAEKEDALKEEERRRAKIEERKKREAEEARQREEETKKRKEQEERDRKKREEDEARNKLREKAERERREAEEAAARRREDEARRLEEEKKKLEQEEKKRREEERKKKEEEKRREEEKKKREEEEEQRLREEEERLHKEQERKAAEEARQQREQEERRERERQEQQERREEQERLREEQERARVEKLPPLLRWLCTASNPKTAAVAEKFKYMRAPRFDTIRPETNNTAEGREQWVLNTHIALLLGEKDLSLPKYASWTRVPTSRLAKVSLWRTEWVRYTLFSEKLWELGEQLPGCYGGEAPQSLSYDNKDRLKQDAWEKFQATDMFFVKVSDFMDIVPGIPHLRGIRLGVEYCELMENEQQWASASKWKQDPDAGRYHGLAPRHKYYVNGVMVEEELPTLSQTSRTPFPETRVPRRGLTRAYPEDTDYNALCLTQGLGHLIKDTTSPSPLPNGIHSSPISPTSAPRPKPTMNGTNGHAASDEVKDEAAMDSGITNGINGSTS; encoded by the exons ATGGACGCGCAGAATGCTGCCGAGTCCGACACGCCCAAGCATGCTGGCGCTTCCCCTCAGCAGCAAAACAAACACGAGCGCCCGCGACGAGGCTCTGGCTCCGACTCGGATCCGAAACCGCGTTCGTCTCTGAGGGCCTCGTCGCCCTCCAGGGAGCCCAAGCTGAAGACGAGGgagtcgtcgtcgctgtcgtcgtcgacggcCGCCCGAATCGACGACGTTGCTGGTGCCGACCGCGACTCAGACGCCGAGACGATTGTTCTGCctggcaaagatggccatTCGCCCTCCAAGGTTCGAAAGGTGAGGCAGGAGGACAGGAGCGAGAGTGACGCCGACTCGGCCAGAGGCAACGGCCAGCCGGCTGCCAGTAACCAGGGCGACAAGAATGCAGCTGGCAACCGGCCCGTCGAGGGTGTCAAGAAACGGCTGCCGGGCCCTGTCGACAAGGACCGCCAACCTCGCAGCAAGGACGGCGCTTCGAGCGGCTTGAGTTCTGCCCCGACATCGCCTCCCCACAATCACAGCCAGCTCCGTCAACAGCTCCCGCTTCCATCTCACCGCCGTCGGCGATCTGACGCCGTCGCTGCCGCATCACCGTCAGACTCTGAGGGCACCCATGCCAAGCCAGTCTCCTCGTCCCTGCGTGACAAGCTAAAGTCTGGAGAGCGTCTGCTGCCGCACAAGCGAAAGGCTCCCAAGGCCGAGTCCGACGACGAAGCTGACCAGCGAAAGGCTCGCCGCCAGCGAACCACGAGCGTCACCCTCGACACCGGGCGGACGCTCAAGGAGACCAAGCCGGCCTCGAAGCAGTCCCATCATGACCCGAGGACTCGGACTCGTTCCATCTCTCCACACCCTCGACAGCATCGTAGAAGCGTATCGACACAGCTACCCGCCCATCATCTTTCTAGCAGCCTTAAAAAGAAGCGTTTACCTCCCCCGCTGCATTCAGCAGACTACCACTCCGACGAATCCTCGGCCAGCGGGAGCCCTCATCCTCGTAGCGCCAAGCTGCGAGGCCTTGCTACTCCCACGGTGCCCGAGTCTCATGCCTCGCCCGTGAAAATGGCACCTCACAAGAAACACCTGGATGCACACGGTCAGACTTTACTTGCCAGGGCCTGCGCACGTGGCGAATACGACAGTGCAAAGAGGAGGCTCAGTGACCGACCTGAAGACCTGAATGTAGCTGATTATGCCGGCAACACGCCTCTGCAAATCGCAGCCATTAATGGTTGCGAAGATATCGTCAAGCTTCTCATTGACGCTGGCTGCAATTTGGATTGTGTCAACTACGATAAGGACACACCTTTGCTGGATGCGGTCGATAATGGCCACGTTGCAGTTGTAAAGCTACTTTTGGACGCTGGCGTCAATCCACGAAAGGCTAATGTGAATGGGGAGGAACCTATTGATAGAGTTACGGACGATACTGAACATGGTGACGAAATCCGCGCATTACTTCTCGCGGCCAAAAAGCGACAGGGCGAAAGGCGCCGCACTTCTGAAGACCGTCATTCTCACGACTACCACGACGCACGAGACTCCCACGCTCCCGACAGCCCTCGCCGCTCTCCAGCTACAACAATGCCAACAAATCGAAGATCAGGGACCGTTCGGTCCACCAAGACGAGGAACGACCTGCTCTACATGCCTTTGGACGACAAAACCCTCCGGCAGGCCGCTGGCCGTGGTGACGAAGAAACTGTGGCACGTATTTTACAGGTCAAGGAAAACTGCGACGACCCCGAATCCATGGTGGCTGCCGCGAGAGGAGGCCATGATCTGGTAATCCAGCTACTACTGGGCCTGGGTAGTGCCAATGCAGACCCTGCCCCCGTGAAAACTTTACAACCAGAATTTGCAACCCCAATGCTCGCAGCTATCGGCCAAGAAAATATCAAGGTCGTTGAATTACTTTTAGAACAGCAGGAGTTTGACCCCACGCGAAAATTCAAAGGGGAGACGTATTATGAGATTGCCCGCCGTCGGCAAGGATCGAAttggaaggaagaagaacacATGTTGAAAAACGCGTACGACGAATATAGGCGGACGCATAAGGACTCAGCTAGGGCGAAATCGCCATCGCGGAGAGACAGGGAAAGAGAGCGGGAGGAAAAGCGGGCTAAAAGAGAGGACGCCAAAGAAGACTCGAGACCGCCGAAACGAAGCGCTGCCAGTCCCTCTCGAGAGCCGAAGAAGCCCTCAGCCCCCAAGTCGGATGCCCCAAGGGAGAAGCGAAGGTCGGATTCTTTTACCGGCCATGGAGGCGACGACAACTCTCAAAAGAGAGGACCTGGACGGCCACGGAAAGAAGACAACAAGGCCTCAAACGCTTCGGATCGCGAGGCGTCCCCTGCGCCACCTACTCACAAAGTGCCCAAACCGAAGCGCACCGAGTCAGATGCCACCGGTGTCTCGTCTGAAGGAGAGGCTGTTAAGCCGAGAAGGAAGCTGATATCCAAAGGCGAATTGCGAGACGAGCGGGAAAGGCAAAAACGTGGCAGCTTGGCGTCTATCGGTTCATCTGGGGCCAAGGAACCGTCCAGCCCTAGCGAGCCAAGACATGAAGAAAGTGTAGACAAGCCCAAGCTATCCGAGAAATATCATGACCGAACAAAGGCCCTGAAACGCGATGAGTCGAGAGATCGCCTCTCGGTATCGGGAGATGGTGTCTCAAAACGACACCGAAATAGTATTACCCCAGATCGGCCGAGCGACATTGACAAGGACGAAGGGCCGGTAAAGCGCCGGCGACTGGAGGGTGACAGCCAGGAGAAGCGATCCCTGCCAAAGCGACCAGTCTCTGAAGAAGCCAAACCCCGCAAGGGTAGTATATCTCGGGATAATTCTTCCAAATCTTCGGCTCTCCTGCCTCGAAAACATCGCGAGGACGACCCGCCAAAGAGCAATCACGATGAGCGGGAACCCAAGCGAAAAGACTCTGTCCGAAACACATCTGGCGAGAAGTCGATACGAGTCAagcaagaagacgacgatgtcgAAATGCCAGACGCGGACAATGTCAAGGAACAGGCAGCACCTCGTGATCGAAGAAATCGAGAAAACGAGGAAGAacaagccaagaagaaggaagctGCCGAGAAAGAGGACGCtctcaaagaagaggaacGACGGCGTGCCAAAAttgaggagaggaagaaacgagaggcagaagaagctcgtcaacgagaagaagagaccaagaagcgaaaggagcaggaagagagagatcggaagaaacgagaagaagacgaggcgcGCAACAAGCTTCGTGAGAAGGCCGAGCGTGAACGGcgcgaggctgaggaggctgCGGCCCGTCGGCgtgaggatgaggcccgTCGTttagaggaagaaaagaagaagctcgaacaggaggagaagaagaggagagaagaggagaggaagaagaaggaagaggaaaagaggagagaagaggaaaagaagaagagggaggaagaggaagaacagaGGCTAcgggaggaagaggaacgGCTCcacaaagaacaagaacgCAAAGCTGCCGAAGAGGCCCGACAACAACGGGAACAAGAAGAACGCAGGGAGCGCGAACGTCAAGAAC aacaagaacggCGCGAGGAACAGGAACGCCTTCGAGAGGAGCAAGAGCGAGCTCGAGTAGAGAAGCTGCCCCCATTGCTGCGATGGCTCTGTACAGCATCAAACCCCAAGACCGCGGCCGTTGCCGAAAAATTCAAGTACATGCGCGCGCCCCGGTTTGACACGATCCGCCCAGAGACGAACAATACCGCCGAGGGTCGTGAGCAATGGGTTCTCAACACCCACATCGCCCTGCTGTTGGGAGAGAAGGATCTGAGTCTCCCTAAAT ATGCTTCCTGGACCCGCGTACCGACTTCTCGACTTGCCAAAGTCAGCCTTTGGAGGACAGAGTGGGTGCGATACACGCTCTTCTCCGAGAAGCTGTGGGAGCTTGGCGAACAGCTTCCTGGATGCTATGGCGGTGAGGCACCGCAGAGCTTGAGTTACGACAACAAGGACAGGCTCAAGCAAGATGCATGGGAAAAGTTCCAGGCAACGGACATGTTCTTTGTGAAG GTATCCGACTTCATGGATATTGTGCCTGGCATTCCACACCTGCGAGGCATCAGATTAGGAGTAGAGTATTGTGAGCTCATGGAAAACGAGCAACAATGGGCATCAGCTTCGAAATGGAAGCAAGACCCAGATGCTGGCCGCTACCACGGCCTCGCCCCACGACATAAATACTATGTCAACGGAGTCATGGTCGAAGAAGAACTGCCAACTCTTTCTCAAACGAGCCGAACTCCATTTCCGGAGACGCGAGTTCCCCGACGAGGCCTGACCCGGGCGTATCCCGAAGATACGGACTACAACGCCCTTTGCCTGACTCAAGGCCTAGGGCATCTCATCAAGGATACAACGAGCCCTTCGCCGCTCCCAAACGGCATTCACTCCTCGCCAATCAGCCCAACTTCAGCCCCACGGCCCAAGCCGACCATGAACGGCACGAATGGACACGCTGCCTCAGATGAGGTCAAGGACGAGGCAGCAATGGATAGTGGTATAACTAATGGTATTAATGGATCGACCAGTTGA